One Schistocerca nitens isolate TAMUIC-IGC-003100 chromosome 1, iqSchNite1.1, whole genome shotgun sequence DNA segment encodes these proteins:
- the LOC126225576 gene encoding luciferin 4-monooxygenase-like: MFMPPNQWLSLLRQAPEGRLRSALQRLRVGVTAGAALKAEAHAWIEARTGRPLIQWYGQTEAFHLCMALNRRPPVPPGSVGRVNDGVQAKVLDLETGKCLGPGVDGELFFKGWAIMEEFVDKEGWIHTGDVGHYDADGNFYVVDRVKELVKYRGVHVSPSELEAWLLGHPQVSEAVVVGLPHDEDQEHPAAFVVLAQGATVTTDELRQLVKEKARGSEEKLLHGGVFLVDSIPRMATGKVSRGQLRHSLLERIKGRA; the protein is encoded by the exons ATGTTCATGCCGCCGAACCAGTGGCTGTCGCTGCTGCGCCAGGCTCCGGAGGGCCGGCTGCGGTCTGCGCTGCAGCGGCTGCGCGTGGGCGTGACAGCAGGGGCGGCGCTCAAGGCGGAGGCGCACGCCTGGATCGAGGCACGCACGGGCCGGCCGCTGATACAGTGGTACGGCCAGACAGAGGCCTTCCACCTGTGCATGGCGCTCAACCGTCGCCCCCCAGTGCCACCTGGCTCCGTGGGCCGGGTCAATGACGGGGTGCAAGCCAAG GTATTGGACTTAGAGACTGGGAAGTGTCTCGGTCCAGGAGTCGATGGCGAGCTGTTCTTCAAAGGATGGGCCATCATGGAGGAGTTCGTGGACAAAGAGGGTTGGATCCACACCGGAGACGTGGGGCACTACGACGCTGATGGCAACTTTTACGTCGTCGACAGAGTAAAGGAACTCGTCAAATACCGTGGTGTTCAC GTATCGCCTTCAGAGCTGGAGGCGTGGCTGCTGGGACACCCGCAGGTGTCTGAGGCAGTGGTGGTGGGCCTGCCGCACGACGAGGACCAGGAGCATCCAGCAGCCTTCGTCGTACTGGCCCAGGGCGCTACCGTCACTACTGACGAACTGAGGCAGCTGGTAAAAG AGAAAGCCCGGGGCAGCGAGGAGAAGCTGCTACATGGGGGTGTCTTCCTAGTAGACTCCATCCCTCGCATGGCCACTGGAAAGGTCAGCAGGGGGCAACTGCGGCACTCTCTCCTGGAGAGGATCAAAGGAAGGGCCTAA